In Arthrobacter sp. UKPF54-2, the following are encoded in one genomic region:
- a CDS encoding HIRAN domain-containing protein, which produces MKSYRAGYVSAESAKEHLVPGPDGRPPLRLVSSNNGLDLALPSGQLVDYKTLALRHFSIFAFRVVGTGYYDDEDKPRRFRNGQRLGILREPGNEYDPNAVALTAGRPAAKIGYVNKQRAKWVAEMLDSGQELSAIVIQTKSSPRALITTPEMLEYLQRD; this is translated from the coding sequence AGAGCTACCGCGCAGGCTACGTCTCGGCGGAGAGCGCCAAGGAACACCTCGTGCCCGGACCCGACGGTCGCCCGCCCCTCCGTCTTGTCTCATCGAATAACGGCCTCGACCTCGCACTGCCCAGTGGCCAACTTGTGGACTACAAGACCCTGGCCCTCCGTCACTTCAGTATCTTCGCGTTCCGTGTGGTGGGGACGGGCTACTACGACGACGAGGACAAGCCCCGACGTTTCCGGAACGGCCAGCGGCTGGGCATCTTGCGCGAACCGGGCAACGAGTACGACCCGAACGCCGTCGCCCTCACGGCCGGCCGACCCGCCGCCAAGATCGGCTACGTCAACAAGCAACGCGCCAAATGGGTGGCCGAGATGCTCGACTCCGGCCAAGAGCTGTCTGCAATAGTCATCCAGACGAAGTCATCCCCGCGCGCCCTCATCACGACGCCCGAGATGCTCGAGTACCTCCAACGCGACTGA
- a CDS encoding site-specific integrase has translation MLSAVLAWAVETDRISRNPAAGVRLPRVAAPEQVYLSHAQVAELATAAEELTGRTTDGTLVRFLAYTGLRINEALALKVSALDLMRARAAVVATWTLDRVGKKVLGTPKTHEKRAVPLPRFLVAELQELTAGQSQDAHVFQTPTGEALNDHNWRNRVFNLAAHDADLDGLGVTPHKLRHTAASAAIGAGADVKVVQLMLGHKDATETLNTYGHLWPDRLDEVSAALETARTSALDATGNVSGMYPRTA, from the coding sequence GTGCTGTCTGCCGTCCTGGCGTGGGCAGTCGAAACGGACCGGATCAGCCGCAACCCCGCAGCGGGTGTCCGTCTGCCACGAGTCGCCGCCCCGGAGCAGGTCTATCTCAGCCACGCCCAGGTGGCAGAACTCGCCACCGCCGCGGAGGAGCTCACCGGACGCACCACGGACGGAACGCTCGTCCGGTTCCTCGCCTACACCGGCCTGCGAATCAATGAGGCGCTGGCCCTCAAAGTCTCCGCTCTCGACCTCATGCGAGCCCGCGCCGCCGTCGTCGCTACGTGGACGCTCGACAGGGTCGGCAAAAAGGTGCTCGGAACGCCCAAGACCCACGAGAAACGAGCCGTGCCGCTGCCCCGTTTCCTCGTCGCCGAGCTCCAGGAGCTCACCGCCGGCCAGTCGCAGGACGCCCACGTATTCCAGACGCCCACCGGAGAGGCGCTGAACGACCACAACTGGCGAAACCGCGTCTTCAATCTCGCCGCCCACGACGCCGACCTCGACGGCCTAGGCGTCACCCCGCACAAGCTACGCCACACCGCGGCCAGCGCGGCAATCGGGGCCGGGGCCGACGTCAAAGTCGTCCAGCTCATGCTGGGACACAAAGACGCCACGGAAACTCTCAACACCTACGGCCACCTTTGGCCGGACCGGCTCGACGAAGTCTCCGCAGCCCTCGAAACAGCCAGGACGTCCGCCCTCGACGCCACCGGCAATGTCTCCGGAATGTACCCACGGACCGCATAA
- a CDS encoding phage major capsid protein: protein MAEIDLLRGGDSWQTDTRCGVAADPVRFDCPRQDGRQHGVNVADARGASGGLALGRPRTWAGCCSGPCRRRARCRLQLRDGGATGKFLLGDPAAGSAPNIWRIPRIVSPAVPAGRAILADWSRAVVAVREEATMAVDTSGPLFDKNQAKMRVESRLGFGVKVPSAFAVLDLSAS from the coding sequence GTGGCTGAGATAGACCTGCTCCGGGGCGGCGACTCGTGGCAGACGGACACCCGCTGCGGGGTTGCGGCTGATCCGGTCCGTTTCGACTGCCCACGCCAGGACGGCAGACAGCACGGTGTGAATGTGGCCGATGCTCGAGGGGCTTCAGGGGGCCTCGCATTGGGGCGGCCTCGTACCTGGGCGGGTTGCTGCTCCGGACCTTGCCGGCGGCGGGCGCGGTGCCGGCTGCAGCTGCGCGACGGCGGCGCTACCGGGAAGTTCCTCCTCGGTGATCCGGCCGCGGGCTCGGCTCCGAACATCTGGCGCATTCCTCGGATCGTGTCGCCGGCCGTTCCTGCCGGGCGGGCCATCCTCGCGGACTGGTCGCGCGCGGTCGTCGCGGTCCGCGAGGAGGCAACGATGGCCGTCGATACGTCCGGGCCCCTGTTCGACAAGAACCAGGCCAAGATGCGCGTCGAGTCCCGCCTTGGGTTCGGCGTCAAGGTGCCGTCCGCGTTCGCCGTGCTGGACCTGTCCGCGTCCTAG